A single region of the Erythrobacter sp. HL-111 genome encodes:
- a CDS encoding N-6 DNA methylase, whose translation MIVRTTVKSIQDIMRQDVGVDGDAQRISQLTWLFFLKIIDDQDQELEITRDDYRSPIPERFQWRNWAADPEGITGQAMLDFVNDELFPALKGLQVSAKPGDRRRVVRDVFEDAYNYMKSGQLLRQVVNKINQVDFNNLDERRHFGEFYEQLLNDLQSAGNAGEYYTPRAVTSFMVQMIDPHPGETLFDPACGTGGFLTSLIHGDAVGRLSARA comes from the coding sequence ATGATCGTCCGCACCACCGTAAAATCCATTCAGGACATCATGCGCCAGGACGTGGGCGTCGATGGCGATGCCCAGCGCATCAGCCAGCTCACATGGCTGTTCTTCCTCAAAATCATCGACGATCAGGATCAGGAACTCGAAATCACGCGGGACGATTACCGCTCGCCCATCCCCGAGCGTTTCCAGTGGCGGAACTGGGCGGCAGATCCCGAAGGGATCACGGGACAGGCCATGCTCGATTTTGTCAACGACGAGCTGTTTCCGGCCCTAAAGGGCCTCCAGGTCTCGGCTAAGCCGGGCGACCGCCGCCGCGTCGTGCGCGATGTGTTCGAGGATGCCTACAACTACATGAAATCCGGCCAGCTGCTTCGGCAGGTTGTCAACAAGATCAATCAGGTTGATTTCAACAATCTCGACGAACGCCGCCACTTCGGCGAGTTCTACGAGCAGCTGCTCAACGACCTGCAGTCGGCGGGCAATGCGGGGGAATACTATACGCCGCGCGCCGTCACCTCCTTCATGGTCCAGATGATAGACCCGCATCCGGGCGAGACGCTGTTCGACCCCGCCTGCGGCACCGGCGGCTTCCTAACCTCTCTTATTCACGGCGATGCGGTTGGGCGCCTCTCGGCGCGAGCTTGA
- a CDS encoding type II toxin-antitoxin system VapC family toxin, with amino-acid sequence MILIDTNVISELMRSKPAPAVLDWFGHQDAAALHLSAVGEAELRRGAVILPEGKRRERLIAEIDAMVGEDFAGRVLPFDSAAAKAFADIFADRRAAGRPISFPDCQIAAIARACGAAMATRNVGDFEGCGVEVIDPWQHPEGG; translated from the coding sequence ATGATCCTGATCGACACCAATGTCATCTCCGAACTTATGCGGTCGAAACCCGCCCCGGCCGTGCTGGACTGGTTCGGACATCAAGACGCCGCCGCCCTTCATCTCAGCGCGGTGGGGGAGGCCGAGTTGCGGCGTGGTGCGGTGATCCTGCCGGAGGGCAAGCGCCGCGAGCGCCTGATTGCAGAGATCGACGCCATGGTTGGCGAAGACTTCGCGGGACGGGTGCTGCCGTTCGACAGCGCCGCGGCAAAAGCCTTCGCCGACATCTTCGCCGACCGCCGCGCCGCGGGTCGGCCGATCAGCTTCCCTGACTGCCAGATTGCGGCCATAGCCCGCGCCTGCGGTGCTGCCATGGCAACCCGGAACGTCGGCGATTTCGAGGGCTGCGGTGTCGAGGTGATTGATCCATGGCAGCATCCGGAGGGCGGCTGA
- a CDS encoding plasmid stabilization protein, with amino-acid sequence MEGIMASITIRNLDDTLKRSLRIRAAEHGRSMEEEAREILRQAVGRRAPPENLGEAIHRRFAALGGVDLDLPPREPMPEPPRFD; translated from the coding sequence ATGGAGGGCATCATGGCCAGCATCACGATTCGAAATCTCGACGACACGTTGAAGCGCAGTCTGCGCATCCGCGCGGCCGAGCACGGCCGCTCGATGGAAGAGGAGGCGCGGGAAATCCTGCGCCAGGCAGTCGGCAGACGGGCGCCGCCCGAAAACCTTGGTGAAGCCATTCATCGCCGCTTTGCAGCCCTGGGCGGAGTGGACCTCGATCTGCCGCCCCGCGAGCCGATGCCCGAGCCCCCGCGCTTCGATTGA